TTCAAGCTTCATTGGGTACTTGAGGCGTTTTTCTCCGTGGCCGTGTTCACGCAGAGAGGCACCCTTGGCACAGTGGCCGCCCTGGTTGAAGGGGTGGTCGAAAGCCGGTTCCTGACCCGTCCAAACACCGTTTTGTACTTCGGCGTAGATACCACAACCCACAGAGCAGTGGGAGCAGATGGTTCGCTTCACTTCGGTAGGGGCATTGTGTGGCACGTCTTTGGCTTCGGCGCGGCGCATCATGCCGGTACCCAGCATGGAGGCGGCGGCGATACCACCGGTGGCAAAACCGGCTGACTTGAGGAACTGACGGCGATTCATGCCAAGGCTGGGCTTTTCTGCCTGACGGGCCTCGGCGGAGGTGCGTGTCAATCGCATCTTAATCTCCTTGGTTAAAGGTTACCTGGCTCAGTTGCGCAGGGTGGCGTAGTAGTTGCGGATATGTTCTGTCTCGCGGTACTTGTCGCTTTGCGCTTCTGGTACGGCTTCGGTTGGGGCTGCAGAGGCACTGCCGGCTACTGTGGCCGCAGCCACGGCACCACCGCCAATGGCCAGCGCCTTGAGCAGTTCGCGACGACTCATTTCGGAAGCTTGCTTCTTCATGTTGTCTCCTTGTTGTTATCGTACCCGGCCGGGGCCGGGCTGCTTTTTGTGGCGGCTCTCGCCGCCGGTTTCTTGTCCTGCCTGTCGGAATTAATGAACTTCAACCGCTTCCTGACTGGCGGGGGCAATCTCGGCTGAGCCCGGACAATTCACCGGAATATCCAGACTCAACTGTTCAAACTCGTTGGCTTCCACGGCAAAGAATGCCTTGGCAAGCTGGGCAACTGTGGCGTAAAAGGCCGCACTGGGCGCCTTGGCCACCGCATCACAGAAGCGGTCTATCCAGCTGCCGATATGGCGCTGATAGAAGGCCAGCTGGCGATAACCGGGGGCTTCGAGAATAAGCACGCCCATGACTTCACACAGGGCTGCCACGTGGTCTTCGGGTTCCTTAACGTTTTCTTCGCGCTCAAAGCCCATCTGGGCCAGGTCCTGACGCAAGAGCGCCAGCGGCGTGTCCATCAGGGACCCGGTCATAAACCAGCTGCCATAGGGCAGGATTTCGCCGCAGCCCACGCCGAGAAACAGCGCGAAATACTCGTCTTCCAGCTGCGCCGGAGTGAACTGGCCGGCGGCCAGCTTGATAGCCGCCCAGGCGCGGGTCATGTCGTTATCCAGTTCATCCTCAACTTCCAGTCCCTGTAAAAAGGCCAGCAGTTCGGCTGAGGGGGCGCGGCGCAGCAGTGCCGCCAACAACTGGTAAATGTCTGCCCGGAACTGATCGTTTTCTGATACTTGTCGAATAGCTTGGGTCATAGCGCGTCTCTTATCTCAGTTGCTTTTCCGGATCTTGAAGAATGTCTTCAAACATGTCTTTCACGCGGCAATCGCCACACATCTTGAGTCGTTCGATGTTGGCCGAAAATGCCGAGTGCATGCCCACCATATCCAGCATCCGGTGCACCATGGATTGGGTCGCAAAGGGCGCGCCGCAGCGCACACACTCAAAAGGTTTTTCTTCCTTGAGCACCCTGGCAGCCTGACGGCTGGGGGCATCAAAATTCACCTGGGGCACCAGGCTGATGACCTTTTCGGGGCAGGCGGCTTCACAGAGGCCACACTGCACACAGTTTTGTTCGGT
The window above is part of the Shewanella litorisediminis genome. Proteins encoded here:
- a CDS encoding TorD/DmsD family molecular chaperone; amino-acid sequence: MTQAIRQVSENDQFRADIYQLLAALLRRAPSAELLAFLQGLEVEDELDNDMTRAWAAIKLAAGQFTPAQLEDEYFALFLGVGCGEILPYGSWFMTGSLMDTPLALLRQDLAQMGFEREENVKEPEDHVAALCEVMGVLILEAPGYRQLAFYQRHIGSWIDRFCDAVAKAPSAAFYATVAQLAKAFFAVEANEFEQLSLDIPVNCPGSAEIAPASQEAVEVH
- a CDS encoding twin-arginine translocation signal domain-containing protein translates to MKKQASEMSRRELLKALAIGGGAVAAATVAGSASAAPTEAVPEAQSDKYRETEHIRNYYATLRN